The following coding sequences lie in one Oncorhynchus kisutch isolate 150728-3 linkage group LG17, Okis_V2, whole genome shotgun sequence genomic window:
- the LOC116354380 gene encoding uncharacterized protein LOC116354380 isoform X1, translated as MMHLTAQNHRLASKNVCNSKIPKLHLSATQGGEEEVVMVGPLKTGSAMLPTLGQEGPATQRDSSLLVRSFLPGSSRAREGENLPLRRPLKLAPLELPREVQKAQRQKMKGIGLEAKGVSRKLDTTVGDQPCPRKVKACGVRGERPELVKGAAECVSTPAPHPLPLTETAPRVQRQQKVLRAELAHANPIQRHTGGRLSEDFGSTVKDLHPPPRSKPVSPSASFPVSAKAQAQQAPRGEESVCHVAGPFQQETGKKRRLRRAEHLEEDQSKSNMSTGGLPREEAKLAQGSQQGKALRVEKTEKARRTEKALKEASRMLEKASKKNVSSESLENPLEVSGKALRRMAVSNLQDAVL; from the exons ATGATGCATCTCACCGCCCAGAACCACCGGCTAGCTtctaaaaatgtatgtaattcCAAAATACCTAAACTCCATCTGTCAGCCAcacagggaggggaagaggaggtggtgatggtgggtCCGCTTAAGACTGGCTCTGCCATGCTGCCAACGCTAGGCCAAGAGGGCCCTGCCACCCAGAGAGATTCCTCGCTCCTAGTCAG GTCTTTCCTGCCTGGCTCATCCCgagcgagggagggggagaacCTGCCCCTGCGGCGGCCTCTGAAGCTGGCCCCTCTGGAGCTGCCCAGGGAGGTACAGAAGGCCCAGAGACAGAAGATGAAGGGGATTGGTCTGGAGGCCAAGGGTGTTTCCCGCAAACTGGACACTACGGTGGGGGACCAACCCTGCCCCAGGAAGGTGAAGGCCTgtggggtgagaggagagagaccagaactGGTTAAGGGTGCGGCAGAGTGTGTCTCCACCCCAGCCCCACATCCCCTGCCCCTGACTGAAACAGCACCCAGAGTCCAGCGACAGCAGAAGGTTCTGAGAGCGGAGCTTGCTCATGCCAACCCAAtccagagacacacaggaggcagGCTCTCAGAAGATTTTGGCTCTACCGTTAAagacctccatcctcctcctagAAGCAAAccagtctctccctctgcctctttcCCCGTCAGTGCCAAAGCTCAGGCCCAGCAGGCGCCACGTGGCGAGGAGAGCGTATGCCATGTGGCCGGCCCGTTCCAGCAGGAGACCGGCAAAAAGAGGCGTCTGAGGAGGGCAGAGCACCTCGAGGAGGATCAGAGCAAATCTAACATGTCAACAGGAGGATTACCAAGGGAAGAGGCCAAGCTGGCCCAAGGGTCCCAGCAGGGAAAAGCCCTGAgggtagagaagacagagaaggcTCGGAGGACAGAGAAAGCCTTGAAGGAGGCCAGTCGCATGCTGGAGAAGGCTTCCAAGAAGAACGTCAGCTCAGAATCACTGGAGAACCCGCTGGAAGTGTCCGGAAAGGCCCTCAGGAGGATGGCAGTGAGCAACCTCCAGGACGCTGTCCTTTGA
- the LOC116354380 gene encoding uncharacterized protein LOC116354380 isoform X2 encodes MVGPLKTGSAMLPTLGQEGPATQRDSSLLVRSFLPGSSRAREGENLPLRRPLKLAPLELPREVQKAQRQKMKGIGLEAKGVSRKLDTTVGDQPCPRKVKACGVRGERPELVKGAAECVSTPAPHPLPLTETAPRVQRQQKVLRAELAHANPIQRHTGGRLSEDFGSTVKDLHPPPRSKPVSPSASFPVSAKAQAQQAPRGEESVCHVAGPFQQETGKKRRLRRAEHLEEDQSKSNMSTGGLPREEAKLAQGSQQGKALRVEKTEKARRTEKALKEASRMLEKASKKNVSSESLENPLEVSGKALRRMAVSNLQDAVL; translated from the exons atggtgggtCCGCTTAAGACTGGCTCTGCCATGCTGCCAACGCTAGGCCAAGAGGGCCCTGCCACCCAGAGAGATTCCTCGCTCCTAGTCAG GTCTTTCCTGCCTGGCTCATCCCgagcgagggagggggagaacCTGCCCCTGCGGCGGCCTCTGAAGCTGGCCCCTCTGGAGCTGCCCAGGGAGGTACAGAAGGCCCAGAGACAGAAGATGAAGGGGATTGGTCTGGAGGCCAAGGGTGTTTCCCGCAAACTGGACACTACGGTGGGGGACCAACCCTGCCCCAGGAAGGTGAAGGCCTgtggggtgagaggagagagaccagaactGGTTAAGGGTGCGGCAGAGTGTGTCTCCACCCCAGCCCCACATCCCCTGCCCCTGACTGAAACAGCACCCAGAGTCCAGCGACAGCAGAAGGTTCTGAGAGCGGAGCTTGCTCATGCCAACCCAAtccagagacacacaggaggcagGCTCTCAGAAGATTTTGGCTCTACCGTTAAagacctccatcctcctcctagAAGCAAAccagtctctccctctgcctctttcCCCGTCAGTGCCAAAGCTCAGGCCCAGCAGGCGCCACGTGGCGAGGAGAGCGTATGCCATGTGGCCGGCCCGTTCCAGCAGGAGACCGGCAAAAAGAGGCGTCTGAGGAGGGCAGAGCACCTCGAGGAGGATCAGAGCAAATCTAACATGTCAACAGGAGGATTACCAAGGGAAGAGGCCAAGCTGGCCCAAGGGTCCCAGCAGGGAAAAGCCCTGAgggtagagaagacagagaaggcTCGGAGGACAGAGAAAGCCTTGAAGGAGGCCAGTCGCATGCTGGAGAAGGCTTCCAAGAAGAACGTCAGCTCAGAATCACTGGAGAACCCGCTGGAAGTGTCCGGAAAGGCCCTCAGGAGGATGGCAGTGAGCAACCTCCAGGACGCTGTCCTTTGA